In one window of Carassius carassius chromosome 38, fCarCar2.1, whole genome shotgun sequence DNA:
- the LOC132119649 gene encoding uncharacterized protein LOC132119649 — protein MKLTGWIVQLLLLAGGSVCSLQRVTHNPENNVICPQSLNCSVRDTDPITPLDVVFGPVYVCSLAVKPKLCCQGEDCKPCLWISIKLSIIPGLKDEKDRDTERSEYEEESSGDWDSQCLSVPDDTSKGQSKEYSLFEDRLDQGRPTTITICYQPAEGQREWCKRVDFTVTSAASRKLLILNLVEYKDVTFGRTMKITVGSFTKSHEVEINVFPTLKTVCSLPGLKDIKLCKGPRVSIKREERVVKVLLDDEDERASEGLLLCMKRGREGKCSLMSDNIIPLESITYCMCLQAWKNDSVRVEICPFEKNETEFKANVLSNMSVSLAHIKTNNGEPVLSWNLTAPCRISAESWPCQLKADGTCAEVKGFRQKCCNDWTENSTALWASGKFVNIRSQNHQQLCVMLEVDGKIVRYCQHPMKRQYWSLLVLLPLILLCLTAFGVLLLKWSLSEWDRRCHSQDMRGHVLLLHSSATDPQLVCKLGQLLSELGFRVFLDLWNQTELGSCGPAAWLHSKLDHIQKHGGKALLVLSPSTLQRAELYWKIAVERQSNPATYSSDMLASALGCIFADRQKGCAARRFVLVQLDFDELPINEEHDMPKLLRGLLLYKLPSQSQGLLMELCLENPTNVSGKLKKMWWMRKAQRKLAQGVQNILQRVRTDSMLTQSDLLSLDMEDTEEIVFLKKEQH, from the exons ATGAAGTTGACGGGGTGGATAGTCCAGCTGCTCCTATTGGCCGGCGgaagtgtgtgttcactgcaacGAGTCACACACAACCCAGAAAACAACGTCATCTGCCCTCAG TCTCTTAACTGCAGTGTGAGAGATACAGACCCTATCACACCTCTTGATGTGGTCTTTGgtcctgtgtatgtgtgttctttGGCTGTGAAGCCAAAATTGTGCTGCCAAGGGGAGGACTGCAAACCTTGTTTGTGGATCAGCATCAAGCTGAGCATTATTCCAGGTCTCAAAGATGAGAAGGACAGAGATACTGAGAGATCAGAATATGAAGAGGAGAGCAGTG GGGACTGGGATTCACAATGTCTCTCCGTACCAGATGACACATCAAAAGGTCAAAGT AAAGAATACTCTCTCTTTGAAGACCGGCTAGATCAAGGTAGACCAA CTACTATTACAATATGCTATCAACCAGCAGAAGGGCAGCGTGAGTGGTGCAAGAGAGTAGACTTCACAGTGACTTCTGCTGCAAGTCGTAAACTTCTCATA CTGAATCTGGTGGAGTATAAAGATGTCACCTTTGGCAGAACAATGAAGATCACTGTTGGATCATTCACTAAGTCACATGAAGTTGAAATTAATGTATTCCCTACATTAAAAACAG TGTGTTCCTTGCCAGGTCTAAAAGACATAAAGCTGTGTAAAG gtccCAGGGTCTCCATTAAAAGAGAGGAGAGAGTGGTTAAGGTGCTCTTAGACGATGAAGATGAAAGAGCCTCTGAAGGCCTGTTGCTGTGTATGAAACGTGGAAGAGAAGGAAAATGCTCG CTTATGTCAGATAACATCATTCCACTGGAGTCAATCACATACTGCATGTGTTTGCAG GCATggaaaaatgattcagttcgtgTGGAAATCTGTCCCTTTGAAAAAAATGAAACAG AATTTAAAGCCAATGTCCTGAGCAACATGTCCGTGTCTTTAGCccacatcaaaacaaacaatggTGAGCCGGTGCTTAGCTGGAATTTAACAGCGCCCTGCAGGATAAGCGCTGAATCGTGGCCATGTCAGCTCAAGGCAGATGGGACATGCGCAGAAGTTAAAGGATTCAGACAGAAATGCTGTAATGATTGGACAGAAAACAGCACAGCACTATGG GCATCCGGGAAATTTGTGAATATCAGGTCTCAGAATCACCAGCAGCTCTGCGTGATG CTTGAAGTGGATGGAAAGATTGTGCGGTACTGTCAACACCCCA TGAAGCGACAGTACTGGAGCCTTCTTGTTCTTCTGCCGCTGATCCTTCTCTGTCTTACTGCTTTTGGAGTACTTCTTCTCAAAT GGTCGCTTAGCGAATGGGACAGAAGATGTCATTCTCAAG ATATGAGGGGACATGTGTTGTTGCTCCATTCCTCTGCCACAGACCCACAGTTGGTGTGTAAACTGGGCCAGTTGCTCTCTGAGCTGGGTTTCAGAGTATTTCTCGACCTGTGGAACCAAACAGAGCTCGGTTCTTGCGGCCCAGCAGCATGGCTCCACTCTAAGCTCGATCACATCCAGAAACATGGAGGAAAAGCCCTTCTGGTGCTTTCTCCATCAACACTGCAGAGAGCCGAGCTGTACTGGAAAATTGCAGTGGAAAGACAAAGCAATCCTGCCACATACTCCTCAGATATGCTGGCTTCGGCATTGGGATGCATTTTTGCTGACCGTCAGAAGGGTTGTGCTGCTCGGCGGTTCGTCCTTGTGCAGTTAGACTTTGATGAACTTCCCATCAATGAGGAGCATGACATGCCGAAGCTGTTGAGGGGCCTGCTGCTTTATAAACTGCCCTCACAGTCTCAGGGATTACTTATGGAACTGTGTTTGGAGAACCCGACTAATGTGAGCGGGAAGTTGAAGAAGATGTGGTGGATGAGAAAGGCACAGAGGAAGTTGGCCCAAGGAGTTCAGAACATTTTGCAGAGGGTGAGGACTGATTCCATGCTCACTCAATCCGATTTACTCAGCCTAGACATGGAAGACACAGAGGAAATTGTTTTTCTCAAAAAAGAACAGCACTGA